One part of the Leucobacter triazinivorans genome encodes these proteins:
- a CDS encoding LCP family protein — MTDSQSPIDKLFDEAPAPAEPAPKKRRRGLRNTLLVLGSLIVLLGIAAGIIYALVANSYNEIERVSVEQDPSLKRPAVTQVEPGEKAPINILLLGSDSRETTDPSATAEDLKGFRSDAIMVAQVSPDREHITMMSIMRDNWVSIQGFGEAKINAAVAYGGLPLAVNTIENFIGARIDHVALIDFESFKGLTDAVGGVTVQNDIPFTSYHGKFDFAEGPITLTGDEALGFVRERYSFSDGDYQRARNQQAYLKGLTKALLSRETLGDAGKLTDTFQALTPYLIFDEALDLPTAVRLGFDMRSVRSDDIGFFTSPTLGTGTSADGQSIVLPDWDEMAAVQAAFQAGTLHEYAATRAPGSELP; from the coding sequence GTGACCGATTCCCAGTCGCCGATCGACAAGCTGTTCGACGAGGCTCCTGCCCCTGCCGAACCGGCGCCGAAGAAGAGGCGCCGGGGGCTGCGCAACACGCTCCTCGTGCTCGGCTCGCTCATCGTGCTGCTCGGGATCGCCGCCGGCATCATCTACGCGCTCGTCGCGAACTCGTACAACGAGATCGAACGGGTGAGCGTCGAGCAAGATCCCTCGCTCAAGCGCCCGGCCGTCACGCAGGTCGAGCCCGGCGAGAAGGCCCCCATCAACATCCTTCTGCTCGGATCCGACTCCCGCGAGACCACCGATCCCAGCGCCACGGCCGAGGATCTCAAGGGTTTCCGCAGCGACGCCATCATGGTCGCGCAGGTCTCGCCCGATCGCGAGCACATCACGATGATGTCGATCATGCGCGACAACTGGGTGAGCATTCAGGGCTTCGGAGAGGCCAAGATCAACGCCGCCGTCGCCTACGGCGGCCTGCCCCTCGCCGTGAACACCATCGAGAACTTCATCGGCGCGCGCATCGACCATGTGGCCCTCATCGACTTCGAATCCTTCAAGGGCCTCACCGACGCCGTCGGCGGAGTCACCGTGCAGAACGACATCCCCTTCACCTCGTACCACGGCAAGTTCGACTTCGCGGAGGGCCCCATCACGCTCACGGGCGACGAGGCACTCGGATTCGTGCGCGAGCGCTACTCGTTCTCAGACGGCGACTACCAGCGCGCCCGCAACCAGCAGGCCTACCTCAAGGGCCTCACGAAGGCGCTGCTCAGCCGCGAGACGCTCGGCGACGCGGGCAAGCTCACCGATACGTTCCAGGCCCTCACCCCGTACCTGATCTTCGACGAGGCTCTCGATCTGCCCACTGCGGTACGCCTCGGCTTCGATATGCGCAGCGTGCGCAGCGACGACATCGGGTTCTTCACCAGCCCCACGCTCGGCACTGGCACGTCGGCCGACGGCCAGTCCATCGTGCTGCCGGACTGGGACGAGATGGCCGCCGTGCAAGCCGCGTTCCAAGCCGGCACCCTGCACGAGTACGCGGCGACGCGCGCGCCCGGCTCCGAGCTCCCCTGA
- a CDS encoding adenylyltransferase/cytidyltransferase family protein has product MKRIGYAAGAFDLFHVGHLNLLRHAKQHCDVLIAGVVSDEMLRAVKGSETVIPTAERAEIVRHIVFVDDVYVERVPDKLSVWEEVRFTHFFKGDDWRGTEKGRLLERRFARVGVEIVYFPYTAHTSSTALRRALERLEPAAEPSRTRAAG; this is encoded by the coding sequence ATGAAGCGCATCGGATACGCAGCGGGAGCCTTCGACCTGTTCCACGTCGGGCATCTCAACCTGCTGCGTCACGCGAAGCAGCACTGCGATGTGCTCATCGCGGGAGTCGTGAGCGATGAGATGCTGCGCGCGGTGAAGGGCAGCGAGACGGTGATTCCGACTGCCGAGCGCGCCGAGATCGTGCGCCACATCGTCTTCGTCGACGACGTCTACGTCGAGCGGGTGCCCGACAAGCTCTCGGTTTGGGAAGAGGTGCGTTTCACGCACTTCTTCAAGGGCGACGATTGGCGCGGCACCGAGAAGGGGCGCCTGCTCGAGCGGCGCTTCGCCCGCGTGGGTGTGGAGATCGTCTACTTCCCCTATACCGCGCACACCTCGAGCACCGCCCTGCGACGCGCGCTGGAACGCCTCGAGCCGGCGGCCGAGCCGAGCCGCACGCGCGCCGCAGGCTAG
- a CDS encoding sugar transferase encodes MEVASETFTGPIAVSPRCTPTLERRRRWERRFRWCLRVSDLAVILVTVGLGVLLQQLLSGVVSTTPATGAMLVALWLLLLSGMHSRDMQCLGSGTSEYQRVANATVLAFGAIAILVLLLDWSGDRVLIFAALPIGLVALLTTRWRWRHWLRDRRASGRYTSRTLVAGDRADVEYVIRTLQAKEHGFHVVGAALLSGDRAPVVVDDRRYPVRGPVERVADIASRIGADTIVIASRPENDSSFVRELSWQLEGTAANLVLSNQLTDVVGPRISFRPVEGLPMLQIRIPSYEGGYYLLKRGLDITVSALALACIAVIAPVLALAIKLDSPGPVFFAQRRVGRDGRLFTMYKFRTMVVDAEQRLAELQQQNEGAGLLFKMRRDPRVTRVGAVLRKLSIDELPQFWNVLLGDMSVVGPRPPLPNEVTAYDGRIVRRLYVKPGITGPWQVSGRSDLSWDESVRLDLSYVENWSLMSDLQIMWRTARVMVQREGAY; translated from the coding sequence ATGGAGGTTGCGTCCGAGACGTTCACCGGACCGATCGCGGTGTCGCCACGGTGCACCCCGACCCTCGAGAGGCGGCGCCGCTGGGAGCGGCGCTTCCGCTGGTGCCTGCGGGTCTCGGATCTGGCGGTGATCCTCGTGACCGTGGGCCTCGGCGTGCTCCTGCAGCAGCTCCTCTCCGGGGTGGTGAGCACCACACCCGCGACCGGCGCGATGCTCGTGGCGCTCTGGCTGCTGCTCCTGTCGGGCATGCACAGCCGCGACATGCAGTGCCTGGGATCCGGCACCTCGGAGTACCAGCGCGTCGCCAACGCGACCGTCCTCGCATTCGGGGCGATCGCGATCCTCGTGCTCCTGCTCGACTGGAGCGGCGACCGCGTGCTCATCTTCGCGGCCCTGCCGATCGGGCTCGTGGCGCTGCTCACCACCCGGTGGCGTTGGCGCCACTGGTTGCGAGATCGCCGCGCTTCGGGCCGCTACACCTCGCGCACCCTGGTCGCCGGCGACCGCGCCGACGTCGAGTACGTGATCCGCACGCTGCAGGCGAAGGAGCACGGATTCCACGTGGTGGGCGCTGCGCTGCTCAGCGGCGACCGCGCCCCCGTCGTGGTCGACGACCGCCGGTACCCGGTGCGCGGGCCGGTCGAACGGGTCGCCGACATCGCGTCGCGAATCGGCGCCGACACGATCGTCATCGCCAGCCGGCCCGAGAACGACTCGTCGTTCGTGCGCGAGCTCAGCTGGCAGCTCGAGGGCACCGCGGCCAACCTGGTGCTCTCGAATCAGCTCACCGACGTGGTCGGGCCGCGCATCTCGTTCCGCCCCGTGGAGGGGCTGCCGATGCTGCAGATCCGGATCCCCTCGTACGAGGGCGGCTACTACCTGCTGAAGCGCGGCCTCGACATCACGGTCTCCGCGCTGGCGCTCGCCTGCATCGCGGTGATCGCGCCGGTGCTCGCGCTGGCCATCAAGCTCGACTCTCCCGGCCCCGTCTTCTTCGCCCAGCGACGGGTGGGCCGCGACGGCCGCCTGTTCACCATGTACAAGTTCCGCACCATGGTCGTCGACGCCGAGCAACGCCTGGCCGAGCTGCAGCAGCAGAACGAGGGCGCGGGCCTGCTGTTCAAGATGCGCCGGGATCCTCGGGTGACCCGGGTGGGAGCGGTGCTGCGCAAGCTCTCGATCGACGAGCTGCCCCAGTTCTGGAATGTGCTGCTCGGCGACATGAGCGTGGTCGGCCCGCGGCCGCCGCTGCCGAACGAGGTGACCGCCTATGACGGCCGCATCGTGCGCAGGCTCTACGTGAAGCCCGGGATCACCGGCCCGTGGCAGGTGAGCGGTCGCAGCGATCTCTCCTGGGACGAGAGCGTGCGGCTCGATCTGAGCTACGTCGAGAACTGGTCGCTGATGAGCGACCTCCAGATCATGTGGCGCACCGCCCGCGTCATGGTGCAGCGCGAAGGAGCGTACTAG
- a CDS encoding LuxR family transcriptional regulator, protein METFTLQLEECGTTTASPAAVASAVTESSTPERLEAVVETLIAPGSVSLLIGGAGTGKNRLVQEAATALSERLGERVAMISLIPPTDPMTGIAGHLGRRFPAAPPDSGSRISAAEADPIGARLMEAVDREAQRGAPLIVAQGLDQYSTEATLMLDRLVRSRRSRVVGTARRLSGAAAHVARDPRVHTITVPPLTVEECRRFVERLLGVELVELETLRRWYRLTEGNSLSLTLLVLALDRQGLIGRHRGVAYELPGAVAVPSEFGDFLRETCSPEELRTLELVANVEPMFESTFVELLDPEHVAGLQERGILALGSTPNGNFTLSLRHQMLAAAVREQMSPSRVVEVSEQLFSALQQELGDGGPYRAPSLLLRAVEMGLDAHRNLPLSWLSEALEGLSDGADPGRRLRIALALAAHPDASTSQLASAALQAVRIARMMGDRARLDEGLEHVREAVGRLRRSAASPATERVRLQLALVEHCVMDREDPSEAASVLDELEREFADSDGPIREAILSARVQLLASTGQLRQALERAPQVDEIGSMPVEWERTRARAVSALILSQQGRSEAAIRLADHSAAIAAIGEQQLDNAKLLRFCSFIGSWSCGSIEEARHTLGEFAAESFADVHFSGLVETCSVLIALADGKWRLAAQRAERLKARLAESDRYGLTGLANAALALALAALGEKEASRRAIRQAETRQLGLSQMVAGYARLMTLRARQWNADVGTAALGLRLAAWARAEQLDGIELQALHLLAVESPDEATIYRARIQTLAGSVQLPMSAVLLAHCEELFDGHSAWDTPPARTLTEFGLWVPLPLTEALSAREREIAMFAALGYSSRWIAEQFHLSVRTVDTHLRHVFTKLHVGGRDELRQWFRREHSLG, encoded by the coding sequence ATGGAAACGTTCACGTTGCAGCTTGAAGAGTGCGGCACTACGACAGCGTCACCGGCCGCGGTGGCCTCCGCGGTGACGGAGAGCAGCACCCCCGAGCGCCTGGAGGCGGTCGTGGAGACGCTCATCGCGCCGGGCAGCGTCTCGCTGCTGATCGGCGGCGCGGGCACCGGGAAGAACCGCCTCGTGCAGGAGGCCGCGACGGCGCTCTCGGAGCGTCTCGGCGAGCGGGTGGCCATGATCTCGTTGATCCCGCCGACGGATCCGATGACCGGGATCGCGGGCCACCTGGGGCGCCGCTTCCCCGCCGCGCCGCCCGACAGCGGAAGCCGGATCTCGGCAGCCGAGGCCGACCCGATCGGTGCGCGTCTCATGGAGGCCGTCGATCGGGAGGCCCAGCGCGGCGCGCCGTTGATCGTGGCCCAGGGGCTCGACCAGTACTCGACCGAGGCGACTCTGATGCTCGACCGCCTGGTGCGCTCCCGGCGCAGCCGGGTCGTGGGCACCGCCCGCCGGCTGAGCGGCGCAGCCGCGCACGTGGCGCGCGATCCGCGCGTGCACACGATCACGGTGCCGCCCCTCACCGTGGAGGAGTGCCGCCGGTTCGTCGAGCGCCTGCTCGGCGTCGAGCTCGTCGAGCTCGAGACGCTGCGACGCTGGTACCGGCTCACCGAGGGCAATTCGCTCTCGCTCACGCTCCTCGTGCTCGCCCTCGATCGCCAGGGCCTCATCGGCCGGCACCGCGGCGTGGCCTACGAGCTGCCGGGCGCCGTGGCGGTTCCGTCCGAGTTCGGCGACTTCCTGCGCGAGACCTGCTCTCCGGAGGAGCTGCGCACGCTCGAACTCGTCGCGAACGTCGAGCCGATGTTCGAGAGCACCTTCGTCGAGCTGCTCGATCCCGAGCACGTCGCCGGGCTGCAGGAGCGGGGGATCCTCGCGCTCGGATCGACCCCGAACGGAAACTTCACCCTCAGCCTGCGGCATCAGATGCTCGCTGCCGCGGTGCGCGAGCAGATGTCGCCGTCGCGGGTCGTCGAGGTGAGCGAGCAGCTCTTCTCCGCACTGCAGCAGGAACTCGGCGACGGCGGCCCCTATCGCGCCCCCAGCCTGCTGCTGCGAGCGGTGGAGATGGGGCTCGACGCGCACCGCAACCTGCCGCTCTCGTGGCTCTCGGAAGCGCTCGAGGGCCTGAGCGACGGCGCGGATCCGGGCCGTCGGTTGCGCATCGCCCTCGCCCTTGCCGCGCACCCCGACGCCTCCACCTCGCAGCTGGCGTCTGCAGCGCTGCAGGCGGTGCGCATCGCGCGGATGATGGGGGATCGCGCGCGCCTCGACGAAGGGCTCGAGCACGTGCGCGAGGCCGTCGGGCGACTCCGGCGCTCAGCCGCGTCGCCCGCGACGGAGCGCGTGCGATTGCAGCTCGCGCTCGTGGAGCACTGCGTCATGGACCGGGAGGATCCGAGCGAGGCCGCGAGCGTCCTCGACGAGCTCGAGCGCGAGTTCGCCGACTCCGACGGCCCGATCCGCGAGGCCATCCTGAGCGCGCGCGTGCAGCTGCTCGCGAGCACCGGTCAGCTGCGTCAGGCGCTGGAGCGCGCGCCGCAGGTCGACGAGATCGGCAGCATGCCGGTCGAGTGGGAGCGCACGCGCGCCCGGGCCGTGTCGGCCCTCATCCTGAGCCAGCAGGGACGCTCGGAGGCGGCGATCCGTCTCGCCGATCACTCGGCCGCGATCGCCGCGATCGGAGAGCAGCAGCTCGACAACGCCAAACTGCTGCGATTCTGCAGCTTCATCGGATCCTGGTCGTGCGGTTCGATCGAGGAGGCGAGGCACACGCTCGGGGAGTTCGCGGCCGAGTCGTTCGCCGACGTCCACTTCTCGGGGCTGGTCGAGACGTGCTCGGTGCTGATCGCGCTCGCAGACGGCAAGTGGCGGCTGGCCGCGCAGCGGGCGGAGCGTCTCAAGGCCCGGCTGGCCGAATCCGACCGCTACGGGCTCACCGGGCTGGCGAACGCGGCGCTGGCGCTGGCGCTCGCCGCCCTGGGCGAGAAGGAGGCGAGCCGCCGCGCGATCCGACAGGCCGAGACGAGGCAGCTGGGCCTCTCGCAGATGGTCGCCGGGTACGCGCGTCTCATGACCCTGCGGGCTCGGCAGTGGAACGCCGACGTGGGCACGGCCGCCCTCGGCCTGCGGCTCGCGGCCTGGGCGCGGGCCGAGCAGCTCGACGGGATCGAGCTCCAGGCCCTCCACCTGCTGGCCGTGGAGTCGCCCGATGAGGCGACCATCTACCGCGCGCGCATCCAGACGCTCGCCGGCAGCGTGCAGCTGCCGATGTCGGCCGTGCTCCTGGCGCACTGCGAAGAGCTGTTCGACGGGCACTCGGCCTGGGACACGCCCCCGGCGAGAACGCTGACGGAGTTCGGCCTGTGGGTGCCGCTGCCGCTCACCGAGGCCCTCTCCGCGCGCGAACGCGAGATCGCCATGTTCGCGGCGCTCGGGTACTCGAGCCGGTGGATCGCCGAGCAGTTCCACCTCTCGGTGCGCACGGTCGACACCCACCTGCGGCACGTGTTCACGAAGCTCCACGTGGGCGGGCGCGACGAGCTGCGCCAGTGGTTCCGGCGCGAGCACAGCCTCGGATAG
- the hemQ gene encoding hydrogen peroxide-dependent heme synthase yields MSIPDPADARPEFGLPDPGVSDPESSDPESSVTGSSDPGSSVTGSSDPGAESPAEAFTLFAVFRLSSSHPLVIDGRDVPGSVRELEDVAELIENEGVALRGWYDVSGMRSDADLMVWLHGAAAEDLQWALRELRRTSLLRPLIRTWSAMGVHRDAEFNRSHVPGFMRDEPARQWLAVYPFVRSTDWYLIDPAERGRMLAEHGRAGAAHTGVVANTVSAFALGDYEWLLPMEADELTELVDMMRDLRAVDARRYVSAETPFYTGRLIEPAEIVEVLQ; encoded by the coding sequence ATGAGCATTCCCGACCCCGCCGACGCCCGCCCCGAGTTTGGATTGCCCGATCCCGGGGTGTCCGATCCCGAGTCGTCCGATCCCGAGTCGTCCGTGACCGGGTCGTCCGATCCCGGGTCGTCCGTGACCGGGTCGTCCGATCCCGGCGCGGAGTCCCCCGCCGAGGCATTCACGCTGTTCGCGGTGTTCCGCCTCAGTTCGTCGCATCCCCTCGTCATCGACGGACGAGATGTGCCGGGCTCGGTGCGCGAACTCGAAGATGTGGCCGAGCTGATCGAGAACGAGGGCGTCGCGCTGCGGGGCTGGTACGACGTGAGCGGCATGCGTTCGGACGCCGACCTGATGGTGTGGCTGCACGGCGCCGCCGCCGAAGACCTGCAGTGGGCGCTGCGCGAGCTGCGCCGCACGAGTCTGCTGCGGCCCCTCATCCGCACCTGGAGCGCCATGGGTGTGCACCGCGACGCCGAGTTCAACCGCAGTCACGTGCCGGGCTTCATGCGCGACGAGCCCGCCCGCCAGTGGCTCGCCGTCTACCCCTTCGTGCGATCGACCGACTGGTACCTCATCGACCCCGCTGAGCGGGGCCGCATGCTCGCTGAGCACGGGCGGGCGGGCGCGGCACACACCGGCGTCGTCGCCAACACGGTCTCCGCCTTCGCGCTCGGCGACTACGAGTGGTTGCTGCCGATGGAGGCCGACGAGCTCACCGAGCTGGTCGACATGATGCGGGATCTGCGCGCGGTCGATGCCCGCCGCTACGTCTCGGCCGAGACCCCGTTCTACACCGGGCGCCTCATCGAGCCGGCGGAGATCGTCGAGGTGCTGCAGTAG
- the ccsB gene encoding c-type cytochrome biogenesis protein CcsB → MIVYAIAFVFYVVDLANRSGDAAVARREADSAAVESSARAVEPGARAAAGGGTATLVRTAARSTGRTGGEARQPRSRALRIGFSLTVLAFALHLAATVLRGIGAERVPWANMYEFALTATCAIVLIFLLVQFFVDLRFLGALITGLTVLFLGLTKINFYVEIVPLQPALDSYWLVIHILVAVLAVGFLTLSFGLSVLQLMQTRREARIAAGEPGGLGFLVSFPRAVRLEDLAYRLAIIGFVFWTFTLIAGSIWAERAWSRYWGWDTKEVWTFVIWVLYAGFIHARATRGWRGARSAWLNVIAYSAVIFNFTIVNVFFKGLHAYSGL, encoded by the coding sequence ATGATCGTGTACGCGATCGCGTTCGTCTTCTACGTCGTCGATCTCGCGAATCGCAGCGGTGACGCCGCGGTTGCGCGACGCGAGGCCGATTCGGCCGCCGTCGAGTCGAGCGCGCGGGCCGTCGAGCCGGGCGCGCGCGCCGCGGCCGGAGGCGGCACTGCCACCCTCGTGCGCACGGCCGCGCGGTCGACGGGTCGCACAGGGGGCGAAGCACGGCAACCCCGATCCCGCGCGCTGCGCATCGGGTTCTCCCTCACCGTGCTGGCCTTCGCGCTGCACCTCGCCGCCACCGTGCTGCGAGGGATCGGCGCCGAGCGCGTGCCGTGGGCCAACATGTACGAGTTCGCGCTCACCGCCACCTGCGCGATCGTGCTCATCTTCCTGCTCGTGCAGTTCTTCGTCGATCTGCGCTTCCTGGGTGCCCTGATCACCGGTCTCACCGTGCTGTTCCTGGGGCTCACCAAGATCAACTTCTATGTCGAGATCGTGCCGCTCCAGCCGGCCCTCGACTCGTACTGGCTGGTCATCCACATTCTCGTCGCGGTGCTCGCGGTGGGCTTCCTGACGCTGTCGTTCGGGCTCTCCGTGCTGCAGCTCATGCAGACGCGGCGAGAGGCGAGGATCGCCGCCGGCGAGCCGGGCGGACTGGGCTTCCTGGTGAGCTTCCCGCGCGCGGTGCGCCTCGAGGATCTCGCCTACCGCCTCGCCATCATCGGCTTCGTCTTCTGGACGTTCACGCTGATTGCGGGATCGATCTGGGCGGAGCGCGCCTGGAGTCGCTACTGGGGCTGGGACACCAAGGAGGTCTGGACCTTCGTGATCTGGGTGCTCTACGCCGGCTTCATCCACGCGCGGGCGACGCGCGGATGGCGCGGGGCGCGGTCGGCCTGGCTCAACGTCATCGCCTACTCGGCGGTCATCTTCAACTTCACGATCGTCAACGTCTTCTTCAAGGGACTGCACGCCTACTCGGGCCTGTGA
- a CDS encoding HNH endonuclease signature motif containing protein, with the protein MSFFSDISANVAAIRALTGEVSDVALLPTAAARLDDAGAVQLLELASAVGQMAERLRVAAAGVVAIRSSRAAGHAGLAQSQGHRSAVTLVQHVTGMSRGEAAKQVRVGESLYDTAAAETLTPSIGVPVDSAGSAESLPADAADAGIGDAGAGDAGAGDAGAGDAGAGDAGVGDAGVGDAARATETGADPIAASPWHAPLGSALLNGAITAAQHDAILRGLGQPPQRDCPRETSGFAAAWSVAAEQLIEETPRRTVEELGKAARYLRDQLDPEGAEERYLARYEARSFRMWADADGRLRASVTFDDFSGAWVRSAFDAALRPRRGGPRFVNPAEQEKAAALTSDPRSNEQLAFDLLVDLLRAGSLADAETVYGTRQAGVRLVQVVREADDAAPVTSGPAHTEDGVLALPSWVAQQQACTVGTVQASLSRDGNPLYLGRSVRLFTPAQRIALAIRDGGCRWSECDRPASYCEAHHIDSWASQGGRTDIDRGILLCAFHHMQLHNGGWRITRAETEDFVLHDPGGGSTPLPPRIELRFAWAGIDPPPRRFTLAA; encoded by the coding sequence ATGTCCTTCTTCTCCGACATCTCCGCCAACGTCGCGGCGATCCGCGCCCTGACCGGCGAGGTATCGGATGTCGCGCTGCTGCCGACTGCGGCGGCTCGCCTGGACGATGCCGGAGCCGTGCAGCTGCTCGAACTGGCGTCGGCGGTGGGGCAGATGGCCGAGCGGCTGCGAGTCGCGGCTGCGGGAGTCGTCGCGATCCGCTCCTCCCGCGCTGCGGGACACGCCGGGCTCGCTCAATCGCAGGGCCATCGGAGCGCAGTGACGCTCGTGCAGCACGTCACCGGCATGAGCCGGGGCGAGGCCGCGAAGCAAGTGAGAGTCGGAGAATCACTGTACGACACAGCCGCTGCCGAGACGCTCACCCCGAGCATCGGCGTCCCTGTCGACAGCGCGGGCAGCGCCGAGAGCCTCCCGGCAGACGCGGCGGATGCGGGGATCGGCGACGCGGGTGCCGGCGACGCGGGTGCCGGTGACGCAGGTGCCGGTGACGCAGGTGCCGGTGACGCAGGTGTCGGCGACGCAGGTGTCGGCGACGCAGCCCGCGCGACCGAGACCGGCGCTGATCCGATCGCGGCGAGTCCTTGGCACGCACCCCTCGGGTCGGCCCTGCTCAACGGAGCGATCACGGCTGCGCAGCACGACGCCATCTTGCGAGGGCTCGGGCAACCGCCGCAGCGCGACTGCCCGAGAGAGACCTCGGGTTTCGCGGCGGCCTGGTCCGTGGCTGCCGAACAGCTGATCGAGGAGACGCCCCGGCGCACGGTCGAGGAGCTGGGAAAGGCGGCGCGATACCTGCGCGACCAGCTCGACCCCGAGGGCGCCGAAGAACGCTACCTGGCGCGATACGAAGCGCGGTCGTTCCGCATGTGGGCCGACGCGGATGGCCGTCTCCGCGCGAGCGTCACGTTCGACGATTTCTCGGGCGCGTGGGTGCGGTCGGCATTCGACGCCGCACTGCGCCCGCGGCGAGGCGGCCCGCGATTCGTGAATCCCGCCGAGCAGGAGAAAGCCGCCGCCCTCACCTCGGATCCGCGCTCGAACGAACAACTCGCCTTCGACCTGCTGGTCGATCTGCTGCGGGCCGGCAGCCTCGCCGACGCCGAAACGGTGTACGGGACCCGGCAAGCCGGGGTGCGCCTGGTGCAAGTAGTGCGGGAAGCCGACGACGCTGCGCCCGTGACCTCCGGGCCCGCGCACACCGAGGACGGGGTGCTCGCCCTGCCGTCATGGGTGGCGCAGCAGCAGGCGTGCACCGTCGGCACCGTGCAGGCGTCGCTGAGTCGCGACGGCAACCCGCTCTACCTGGGCCGCAGCGTCCGGTTGTTCACGCCGGCGCAACGGATCGCGCTCGCCATCCGAGACGGCGGGTGCCGATGGAGCGAGTGCGATCGCCCCGCGTCCTACTGCGAAGCACACCACATCGACTCCTGGGCGAGCCAGGGCGGGCGCACGGATATCGATCGAGGGATCCTGCTGTGCGCCTTCCATCACATGCAGCTGCACAACGGCGGGTGGCGCATCACGCGAGCCGAGACCGAAGACTTCGTCCTCCACGACCCCGGCGGCGGAAGCACACCTCTGCCACCGCGCATCGAACTCAGATTCGCCTGGGCAGGCATCGACCCACCGCCACGGCGGTTCACACTCGCCGCGTAA
- a CDS encoding cation:proton antiporter — translation MTDAELTVLLVPLVAVVAPLLAALVRRALVVPLVVFEIALGMLIGPSGLGWVQDGAMLDALSQFGLAALFFMAGNEIDPGSLRGASGRRALGWWGLSAVLALGAGLLLGDDPAAVIIIAVALTGTALGTIMPMLRDAGLSRTPLGRTIGTAGAVGEFAPLVAISVFLSGRQPLAGTIVLLLFIAIAAAAFWLASHGPHHWLRRMVTLTLHTSGQFAVRFVLLLLAALVSLAVALGVDFLLGAFTAGMLARVVLRGGDPEEMRVIEAKLDSVAFGLLVPIFFVATGVGFPLAALLASPESLTLVPLLAVIMLVVRGVPGWLGAGRGAPPGDRRTVALFTATTLPLVIAVTDIGADAGVLDETTAAAMVGAAMLTVLLFPMLALVGRPSRPATQEPLAEAHE, via the coding sequence GTGACCGACGCCGAGCTCACCGTACTGCTGGTTCCCCTCGTGGCCGTCGTGGCCCCGCTCCTCGCCGCGCTCGTGCGTCGAGCCCTCGTGGTGCCGCTCGTCGTCTTCGAGATCGCTCTCGGCATGCTCATCGGCCCCTCGGGTCTCGGGTGGGTACAAGACGGCGCGATGCTCGACGCCCTCTCACAGTTCGGCCTGGCGGCCCTGTTCTTCATGGCCGGCAATGAGATCGATCCGGGATCGCTGCGCGGGGCATCGGGTCGGCGCGCGCTCGGCTGGTGGGGGCTCTCGGCGGTGCTCGCCCTCGGGGCGGGCCTGCTGCTCGGCGACGACCCCGCTGCCGTAATCATCATCGCAGTGGCGCTCACCGGCACCGCGCTCGGCACCATCATGCCCATGCTGCGCGACGCGGGACTCTCGCGCACCCCGCTCGGCCGCACCATCGGTACAGCCGGGGCCGTCGGGGAGTTCGCGCCGCTCGTCGCGATCTCAGTCTTCCTCAGCGGCAGGCAGCCGCTCGCGGGCACGATCGTACTGCTGCTGTTCATCGCCATCGCCGCGGCCGCGTTCTGGCTCGCGAGCCACGGCCCGCACCACTGGTTGCGGCGCATGGTCACGCTGACCCTGCACACGAGCGGTCAGTTCGCCGTGCGCTTCGTGCTCCTGCTGCTCGCGGCACTCGTCTCACTGGCCGTGGCGCTGGGCGTCGACTTCCTGCTCGGTGCCTTCACCGCCGGCATGCTCGCCCGCGTGGTGCTGCGCGGCGGCGATCCCGAAGAGATGCGGGTCATCGAGGCCAAGCTCGACTCAGTGGCCTTCGGACTGCTGGTGCCGATCTTCTTCGTCGCCACGGGCGTGGGCTTTCCCCTGGCGGCGCTCCTCGCGAGCCCCGAGAGCCTCACCCTCGTTCCACTCCTCGCGGTGATCATGCTGGTGGTGCGCGGCGTGCCCGGCTGGCTCGGGGCGGGCCGCGGAGCCCCACCCGGCGACCGCCGCACAGTCGCCCTGTTCACCGCCACCACACTGCCGCTCGTCATCGCCGTGACCGACATCGGCGCCGACGCCGGCGTGCTGGACGAGACCACCGCCGCCGCGATGGTGGGGGCGGCGATGCTCACCGTGCTGCTCTTCCCGATGCTCGCGCTGGTGGGACGGCCGTCCCGCCCGGCGACGCAGGAACCGCTGGCCGAGGCCCACGAATAG